A DNA window from Helianthus annuus cultivar XRQ/B chromosome 15, HanXRQr2.0-SUNRISE, whole genome shotgun sequence contains the following coding sequences:
- the LOC110876116 gene encoding uncharacterized protein LOC110876116 produces MADSKLHPAITISNIKALIPVTLDNEAAYYNTWAELFRIHCTAYLVSDRLSPRPKASTSSTTTDKDKQPADSGSSASWERLDAIVLQWIYSTISTDLLKTVIKTKITAYDAWTAIESLFQDNKATRALHPKQKFSNTRLENFLSMTAYCQELKVLSDQLANVDAPVDEQDLVLQTLAGFTEQYETLPPSFKIQSLSRPSLKPVHSSA; encoded by the coding sequence ATGGCCGACTCCAAGCTCCACCCAGCAATCACCATTTCAAACATCAAAGCCTTGATTCCCGTTACCCTTGACAATGAAGCCGCATATTACAACACTTGGGCTGAATTGTTTCGTATCCACTGCACTGCCTATCTTGTCTCCGATCGCCTCTCCCCACGTCCAAAAGCCTCTACCTCTTCTACAACCACTGACAAAGATAAACAACCAGCCGACTCCGGTTCGTCTGCATCTTGGGAACGATTGGATGCCATAGTCCTTCAATGGATCTATAGCACCATCTCCACGGACCTGCTTAAAACTGTCATCAAAACCAAAATCACTGCCTATGATGCTTGGACAGCCATTGAATCCTTGTTTCAAGATAACAAAGCCACCCGTGCTCTCCATCCGAAACAGAAGTTTTCCAACACCCGGTTGGAAAACTTTCTCTCCATGACAGCCTATTGTCAAGAACTCAAAGTTCTATCTGATCAACTAGCCAATGTTGATGCTCCTGTCGATGAACAAGACCTTGTCCTCCAAACTCTCGCCGGCTTCACCGAACAATACGAGACGTTGCCACCATCCTTCAAAATACAAAGCCTCTCCCGTCCTTCTTTGAAGCCCGTTCACAGCTCTGCATGA
- the LOC110876117 gene encoding cysteine-rich repeat secretory protein 38, which produces MKKQMKMKTIILLLHLLQIILNVANFTMAEPIYSEIFRCKKDSGTYQPNSLYKTNLESALKGLPALTSKSIGVKPNQVTAVALCAGYLNPQDCKSCVDKTIPLLLQKCPNQKGAAAWRMKCMVKYGEYAVNNYDVWFVANEVSGTKTKDVVGLQNALSSLGETLLLGLYKEQPTGYGFNNQRYGSQTLYMVMQCTGDILPNDCTKCLHHISGEIKRCCSGAIAAAILTPNCYMRYAHSDFRVL; this is translated from the coding sequence ATGAAGAAACAAATGAAAATGAAAACCATCATTTTACTTTTGCATCTTCTACAAATAATCCTcaatgttgctaacttcaccatgGCTGAACCAATCTATAGCGAAATCTTCCGATGCAAGAAAGACTCCGGCACTTATCAACCCAACAGTCTCTACAAAACAAACCTCGAGTCGGCACTCAAGGGCCTACCCGCTTTAACCTCTAAATCCATTGGCGTTAAACCAAATCAAGTTACCGCTGTAGCACTTTGTGCGGGCTATTTAAATCCCCAAGATTGCAAGTCTTGCGTAGACAAAACAATCCCACTGCTTCTACAGAAGTGTCCAAACCAGAAGGGAGCCGCGGCATGGAGGATGAAATGTATGGTGAAATACGGGGAATATGCTGTAAATAATTACGATGTTTGGTTTGTTGCCAATGAAGTTAGTGGCACAAAAACTAAGGATGTTGTTGGGCTACAGAATGCCTTGTCTAGTTTGGGAGAAACGTTATTGCTAGGATTATACAAGGAGCAACCAACGGGATACGGTTTTAATAATCAACGTTATGGAAGTCAAACACTGTACATGGTTATGCAATGTACTGGTGATATATTACCTAATGATTGTACTAAATGTTTACATCATATATCTGGAGAGATTAAACGTTGTTGTAGTGGTGCAATAGCTGCAGCAATATTAACTCCCAACTGTTATATGAGGTATGCACATAGTGATTTCCGAGTTCTATAA